The following proteins are co-located in the Silene latifolia isolate original U9 population chromosome 1, ASM4854445v1, whole genome shotgun sequence genome:
- the LOC141604583 gene encoding uncharacterized protein LOC141604583 → MAESVVPVCSQQHAFHLLDQLLLILNSDPLIDEMGFVHPSLLQMLKEEEAGLPRSSKWQEFDEGRSSEFYETDTYKSQNAFFWSREHKLGISTEYLLPLYKAGKNRFMNAYASYKMQATCVLSEIEDELMKHSKALLLLSSDFGTAWNARKLIISKRDDFSILDELHISALVLSFAPKSENAWSYRRWVIKRIAGRCATPTLEDILENESKIVEKIAEKSKMNYRAWNHRCWLIPFMTSQQVLHELNTNKKWATSHVADSSCFHYRRKLMLQMLRDSSPERSVKTCSYQFGLIHQLWKDELDWNESLIRRYIGREALWLHRRFLSVCWVNHFGANQDGSSEQSSEKGVEDNHASDFIDKEVGLLHDCIGLPDSIFEDVQSQISHCASYIMWLNRELRQPSNINLSEKLGVDNLRTLLNELCPEKTEVWNCLLHQHSL, encoded by the exons ATGGCGGAAAGCGTAGTTCCAGTATGCTCTCAACAACATGCTTTTCATCTTCTCGATCAACTACTCCTTATTCTCAACTCTGATCCTCTCAT TGATGAGATGGGATTTGTTCATCCATCACTGCTACAAATGCTCAAAGAAGAAGAAGCTGGCCTTCCCCGTTCTTCTAAATGGCAAGAATTTGATGAAGGTCGGAGTTCTGAATTTTATGAGACTGATACATATAAATCTCAGAATGCTTTTTTCTGGAGTAGAGAGCACAAGTTGGGTATTTCGACAGAGTATCTTCTCCCTTTGTATAAAGCTGGAAAAAACAGATTTATGAATGCGTACGCGAGTTATAAAATGCAGGCAACTTGCGTCCTCTCTGAGATTGAGGATGAACTCATGAAGCATAGTAAAGCTCTTTTGTTACTGAGCAGTGATTTTGGTACTGCATGGAATGCAAG GAAGCTTATTATATCCAAGAGAGACGATTTTTCTATTCTGGATGAACTTCACATTTCTGCGTTGGTTCTTTCATTTGCACCTAAATCTGAGAATGCTTGGAGCTACAG GAGGTGGGTTATTAAGAGAATTGCTGGAAGATGTGCAACACCTACGCTGGAAGACATATTGGAGAATGAATCAAAGATTGTGGAGAAAATAGCCGAG AAATCTAAGATGAACTACCGTGCTTGGAATCATCGGTGTTGGCTAATTCCCTTCATGACTAGTCAACAG GTGCTGCATGAACTAAACACCAACAAAAAGTGGGCTACATCACATGTTGCTGATAGTAGCTGCTTTCACTATCGTAGG AAACTAATGTTGCAAATGTTGCGCGATTCAAGTCCTGAAAGAAGTGTGAAGACATGTTCTTACCAGTTTGGACTGATTCACCAACTATGGAAG GATGAGCTGGACTGGAACGAGTCCCTTATTAGACGCTATATCGGGCGCGAG GCTTTGTGGCTTCATCGGCGGTTTTTATCAGTATGTTGGGTGAATCATTTCGGAGCCAATCAAGATGGCAGCTCAGAGCAGTCGAGTGAGAAGGGTGTTGAAGACAATCATGCATCCGACTTTATCGACAAAGAAGTTGGACTTCTTCACGATTGCATTGGTCTTCCTGACAGTATATTTGAGGATGTTCAATCACAGATCTCACACTGTGCATCCTACATTATGTGGCTAAATAGG GAACTTCGGCAGCCTTCAAATATTAATCTCAGTGAGAAGCTTGGAGTTGATAATCTGAGAACTTTGCTGAACGAGCTGTGCCCAGAAAAGACTGAGGTTTGGAATTGCTTACTGCACCAACATTCTTTGTAG